A DNA window from Camelina sativa cultivar DH55 chromosome 13, Cs, whole genome shotgun sequence contains the following coding sequences:
- the LOC104736856 gene encoding probable xyloglucan glycosyltransferase 12, which yields MAPKFEWWAKGNNNNRKGTPVVVKMENPNNWSMVELESPSDEDFLVRSREKSRNKNARQLTWVLLLKAHRAAGCLTSLGSALIALGTAVRRRIAAGRTDSQVSSSQKQNPAKKSKLFYSYLKVFLWLSLILLCFEIAAYFKGWHFGTSKLQLQFIFTTPFGVKGFFDWVYTRWVLLRVEYLAPPLQFLANACIVLFLIQSLDRLILCLGCFWIRFKKIKPVLKPDAISDLESGDNGCFLPMVLVQIPMCNEKEVYQQSIAAVCNLDWPKTKILIQILDDSDDPTTQSLIKEEVHKWQERGARIVYRHRVNREGYKAGNLKSAMNCSYVKDYEFVAIFDADFQPLPDFLKKTIPHFKDNEELGLVQARWSFVNKEENLLTRLQNINLAFHFEVEQQVNSVFLNFFGFNGTAGVWRIKALENSGGWLERTTVEDMDIAVRAHLHGWKFIFLNDVECQCELPESYEAYRKQQHRWHSGPMQLFRLCLPAVIKSKISIGKKFNLIFLFFLLRKLILPFYSFTLFCIILPMTMFVPEAELPAWVVCYIPATMSFLNILPAPKSFPFIVPYLLFENTMSVTKFNAMVSGLFQLGSAYEWVVTKKSGRSSEGDLAALVEKDGKKTKHQRGVSAPETESEKNAEKTKKKKHNRIYMKDLSLAFLLLTAATRSLLSAQGIHFYFLLFQGISFLLVGLDLIGEQVE from the exons atgGCACCAAAGTTTGAATGGTGGGCtaaaggaaacaacaacaaccgtaAAGGTACACCAGTCGTCGTCAAAATGGAGAACCCTAACAACTGGTCAATGGTTGAACTTGAATCACCTTCCGATGAAGATTTCCTAGTAAGAAGCCGtgagaaatcaagaaacaagaacGCTAGACAGCTCACTTGGGTACTCCTTCTCAAAGCTCACCGTGCCGCAGGTTGTCTCACTTCACTCGGCTCAGCATTAATCGCTCTAGGCACAGCCGTACGTCGCCGTATCGCAGCCGGCCGTACAGATTCCCAAGTCTCGTCGTCACAGAAGCAAAACCCTGcgaaaaaatccaaacttttctACTCTTACTTGAAAGTGTTTCTATGGCTTTCGTTAATCCTTCTGTGTTTCGAGATCGCTGCTTATTTCAAAGGTTGGCACTTTGGAACTTCTAAGCTTCAGCTTCAGTTTATCTTCACTACACCTTTTGGTGTTAAAGGCTTCTTTGATTGGGTTTACACGAGATGGGTTTTGCTTCGTGTTGAGTATCTTGCTCCTCCGCTTCAGTTTCTTGCTAATGCCTGCATCGTTCTCTTCCTTATTCAGAGTCTTGATAGACTCATTCTTTGTCTTGGCTGTTTCTGGATCCGTTTCAAGAAGATTAAACCGGTTCTTAAACCGGATGCTATCTCTGATCTTGAATCTGGTGATAATGGTTGTTTTCTCCCTATGGTTCTTGTTCAGATCCCTATGTGTAACGAGAAAGAG gTTTATCAGCAATCAATTGCGGCTGTGTGTAATCTAGACTGGCCAAAAACGAAGATTTTGATTCAGATTTTGGATGATTCCGATGATCCAACAACGCAGAGTTTGATCAAAGAAGAGGTTCATAAATGGCAGGAGCGAGGTGCACGCATTGTGTACCGTCACCGTGTTAACAGAGAAGGTTACAAAGCTGGTAATCTCAAGTCTGCTATGAACTGTAGTTATGTCAAAGACTACGAATTCGTTGCCATTTTCGACGCTGATTTTCAACCTCTACCTGATTTCCTCAAAAAGACAATTCCTCATTTTAAG gACAATGAGGAACTAGGATTGGTTCAGGCGAGATGGTCGTTTGTGAATAAAGAAGAGAACTTGTTGACAAGATTACAGAACATTAACTTGGCTTTCCACTTTGAGGTTGAACAGCAAGTGAACAGTGTGTTTTTGAATTTCTTTGGATTCAATGGCACTGCTGGTGTGTGGAGGATCAAGGCTTTGGAAAACTCTGGTGGTTGGCTCGAGAGAACCACTGTTGAGGATATGGACATTGCTGTTCGTGCTCACCTTCATGGATGGAAATTCATTTTCCTAAACGATGTTGAG TGCCAATGTGAATTACCTGAATCCTATGAAGCTTACAGAAAACAGCAACACAGATGGCATTCAGGACCTATGCAACTATTTCGTCTTTGTTTGCCCGCTGTCATTAAATCAAAG ATAAGCATAGGCAAGAAGTTCAATTTGatattcctcttcttcctcctgaGGAAGCTAATCTTGCCCTTCTACTCATTCACCCTCTTTTGTATAATCCTGCCAATGACTATGTTTGTGCCCGAGGCTGAGCTTCCCGCTTGGGTTGTTTGCTACATACCTGCCACAATGTCGTTCCTCAACATCCTTCCCGCTCCAAAATCATTTCCATTTATCGTCCCGTACCTTCTCTTTGAGAACACAATGTCTGTCACCAAGTTCAACGCAATGGTCTCGGGTCTTTTTCAGCTAGGAAGTGCATATGAATGGgttgttacaaaaaaatcagGACGATCATCTGAAGGAGATCTGGCTGCTTTGGTTGAAAAAGATGGAAAGAAAACGAAACATCAGAGAGGTGTGTCTGCTCCCGAAACAGAATCTGAGAAAAATGctgaaaagacaaagaagaagaagcacaatAGGATATATATGAAAGACCTATCACTAGCGTTTCTGTTACTGACGGCAGCAACTCGGAGTCTTTTATCGGCGCAAGGAATCCATTTTTACTTCCTATTGTTTCAAGGAATATCTTTCTTACTGGTGGGTCTAGATCTAATTGGAGAACAAGTTGAATGA